The following proteins come from a genomic window of Streptomyces sp. GS7:
- a CDS encoding fumarate reductase/succinate dehydrogenase flavoprotein subunit translates to MAHVDRQTWDVVVVGAGGAGLRAAIEAREAGLRTAVICKSLFGKAHTVMAEGGIAASMGNANENDNWQVHFRDTMRGGKFLNHWRMAELHAREAPDRVWELETWGALFDRTADGRISQRNFGGHEYPRLAHVGDRTGLELIRTLQQKIVSLQQEDERASGSYDAGLKVFQECTVTRVLKSDGRVSGVFCYQRESGRFFVLEAPAVVLATGGIGKSFKVTSNSWEYTGDGHALALLAGAPLINMEFVQFHPTGMVWPPSVKGILVTESVRGDGGVLRNSDGKRFMFDYIPDVFKEKYAQTEAEGDRWYEDPDHNRRPPELLPRDEVARAINAEVKAGRGSPHGGVFLDVSTRMPAEVIKRRLPSMHHQFKELADVDITAEPMEVGPTCHYVMGGVEVDPDTAAATGVPGLFAAGEVAGGMHGSNRLGGNSLSDLLVFGRRAGLHAAEYAAALGDRPEADPRDIDTAEAEALRPFSAEGGVRQADRGPAENPYTVHQELQQSMNDLVGIIRREGEMAEALERLAELRVRARRAGVEGHRQYNPGWHLAIDLRNMLLVSECVARAALERTESRGGHTRDDHPEMDRRWRNVNLVCELADTRAESGEADPALGQIRLSRRETPPIRRDLLELFDKDELVKYLTDEEMSR, encoded by the coding sequence ATGGCGCATGTGGACCGGCAGACCTGGGACGTGGTCGTGGTGGGCGCGGGCGGCGCCGGACTGCGCGCCGCCATCGAGGCCCGCGAGGCCGGACTGCGGACGGCGGTGATCTGCAAGTCCCTGTTCGGCAAGGCCCATACGGTGATGGCCGAGGGCGGTATCGCGGCCAGCATGGGCAACGCCAACGAGAACGACAACTGGCAGGTCCACTTCCGGGACACCATGCGCGGCGGGAAGTTCCTCAACCACTGGCGGATGGCCGAGCTGCACGCCCGCGAAGCCCCGGACCGGGTATGGGAGTTGGAGACCTGGGGCGCGCTCTTCGACCGCACGGCGGACGGCCGGATCTCGCAGCGCAACTTCGGCGGCCACGAGTACCCGCGACTGGCGCACGTCGGCGACCGCACCGGCCTGGAGCTGATCCGCACCCTGCAGCAGAAGATCGTCTCGCTCCAGCAGGAGGACGAGCGCGCCTCCGGCTCGTACGACGCCGGGCTGAAGGTCTTCCAGGAGTGCACCGTCACCCGGGTCCTCAAGAGCGACGGCAGGGTCTCGGGCGTCTTCTGCTACCAGCGGGAGTCCGGCCGCTTCTTCGTCCTGGAGGCGCCGGCGGTGGTGCTGGCCACCGGCGGCATCGGCAAGTCCTTCAAGGTGACGTCGAACTCCTGGGAGTACACCGGGGACGGGCACGCGCTGGCGCTGCTGGCCGGCGCCCCGCTGATCAACATGGAGTTCGTGCAGTTCCATCCCACCGGGATGGTCTGGCCGCCGTCCGTCAAGGGCATCCTCGTCACCGAGTCCGTCCGCGGCGACGGCGGCGTGCTGCGCAACAGCGACGGCAAGCGTTTCATGTTCGACTACATCCCGGACGTCTTCAAGGAGAAGTACGCGCAGACCGAGGCCGAGGGCGACCGCTGGTACGAGGACCCCGACCACAACCGCCGGCCGCCCGAACTGCTGCCCCGGGACGAGGTGGCGCGCGCCATCAACGCCGAGGTCAAGGCGGGCCGCGGCTCCCCGCACGGCGGGGTCTTCCTGGACGTGTCGACGCGTATGCCGGCCGAGGTGATCAAGCGCCGGCTGCCGTCCATGCACCACCAGTTCAAGGAGCTGGCGGACGTGGACATCACCGCCGAGCCGATGGAGGTCGGCCCGACCTGCCACTACGTGATGGGCGGGGTGGAGGTGGACCCGGACACCGCGGCGGCGACCGGGGTGCCGGGGCTGTTCGCGGCCGGCGAGGTGGCCGGCGGGATGCACGGCTCCAACCGGCTGGGCGGCAACTCCCTGTCCGACCTGCTGGTCTTCGGCCGCCGGGCGGGGCTCCACGCGGCCGAGTACGCGGCGGCGCTGGGCGACCGGCCGGAGGCCGACCCGCGGGACATCGACACGGCCGAGGCGGAGGCACTGCGCCCGTTCAGCGCCGAGGGCGGTGTGCGGCAGGCCGACCGTGGCCCGGCGGAGAACCCGTACACCGTCCACCAGGAGCTCCAGCAGTCGATGAACGACCTGGTCGGCATCATCCGCCGGGAGGGCGAGATGGCCGAGGCGCTGGAGCGGCTGGCCGAGCTGCGGGTGCGCGCCCGGCGGGCCGGCGTCGAGGGGCACCGGCAGTACAACCCGGGCTGGCACCTGGCCATCGACCTGCGGAACATGCTGCTGGTCAGCGAGTGCGTGGCCCGGGCGGCGCTGGAGCGTACGGAGAGCCGCGGCGGGCACACCCGGGACGACCATCCGGAGATGGACCGGCGCTGGCGCAACGTCAATCTGGTCTGCGAACTCGCCGACACCCGGGCCGAGTCGGGGGAGGCGGACCCGGCGCTCGGCCAGATCCGGCTCTCCCGCCGGGAGACCCCGCCGATCCGCCGCGATCTCCTCGAACTCTTCGACAAGGACGAGCTGGTGAAGTATCTGACGGACGAGGAGATGAGCCGGTGA